A region of Catenibacterium mitsuokai DNA encodes the following proteins:
- a CDS encoding HipA domain-containing protein: MNYILKQYDNDLLYFSMKNTNDGLEVLINTINQNLQYLLPLDLELSNEGLKKWLQKRTIPRNRAYVSNFLSRLGLNEKDTKGIIDICQGLSLNDSYWVVQENCKDLFKDKNLYHNSFNTNIASIAFTGYGSYTRTSFRSSPEFTTNGMLAKSWRRIKNNILLYKSGTEGFANSGLEPYSEYYASQIAKTMDLHYVDYGLSKWKGKLCSTCLLFTNENVSYIPVGRIIKTGGIESVIDYYKKLGESYYQELLDMLVFDAVILNEDRHFGNFGFLIDNKSNKIVGCAPIFDNGLSLLCYAMDDDFKNINQYIQTRLPATYQDFIAFVKPRMTKRQKEKLRKLIGFKFESHYKYRLPRKRLKYLEEIIQIRVLELLE, encoded by the coding sequence GTGAATTATATTTTAAAACAGTATGATAATGATTTATTGTATTTTTCTATGAAAAATACAAATGATGGATTAGAAGTTTTGATTAATACTATTAATCAAAATTTACAATATCTTTTACCATTAGACTTAGAATTGAGCAATGAAGGATTAAAAAAATGGCTTCAAAAAAGGACGATTCCTAGAAATAGAGCCTATGTTTCTAATTTTTTATCTCGATTAGGATTAAATGAAAAAGATACAAAAGGTATTATTGATATATGTCAAGGCTTATCATTGAATGATAGTTATTGGGTTGTGCAAGAAAATTGTAAAGACTTATTTAAAGATAAAAATCTTTATCATAATTCTTTTAATACAAATATTGCTTCCATTGCTTTTACAGGATATGGAAGTTATACAAGAACTTCATTTAGATCATCGCCTGAATTTACAACAAATGGGATGCTAGCAAAATCATGGAGAAGAATAAAAAATAATATTCTTCTTTATAAATCAGGAACAGAAGGATTTGCGAATAGTGGCTTAGAACCTTATAGTGAATATTATGCTTCACAAATTGCCAAAACAATGGATTTACATTATGTAGATTATGGACTTTCTAAATGGAAAGGGAAGCTTTGTTCAACATGTTTACTTTTCACAAATGAAAATGTATCTTATATTCCAGTTGGAAGAATTATTAAAACAGGTGGAATAGAGTCAGTTATTGATTATTATAAAAAGCTAGGTGAAAGCTATTATCAAGAATTATTAGATATGCTTGTTTTTGATGCAGTGATTTTAAATGAAGATCGTCATTTTGGTAACTTTGGTTTTTTAATTGATAATAAATCAAATAAAATTGTGGGATGTGCGCCTATTTTTGATAATGGATTATCACTTCTTTGTTATGCCATGGATGATGATTTTAAAAATATTAATCAATACATCCAAACAAGACTACCTGCAACATATCAAGATTTTATTGCTTTTGTAAAACCACGTATGACAAAAAGACAAAAGGAAAAACTAAGAAAATTAATAGGTTTCAAGTTTGAAAGTCATTATAAATATCGATTACCTAGAAAAAGACTCAAATATTTGGAAGAAATTATTCAAATAAGAGTTTTAGAATTATTAGAATAG
- a CDS encoding Mu transposase domain-containing protein, whose amino-acid sequence MRKNWYSVPYEYIGKMVDIKVTETTLTTCYQNKRINVYKVFPNYVINKFHK is encoded by the coding sequence ATGAGAAAGAACTGGTATTCAGTTCCATATGAATATATAGGCAAGATGGTAGATATTAAGGTGACTGAGACCACATTGACTACCTGTTATCAGAATAAGCGTATTAATGTATATAAGGTGTTTCCAAATTACGTTATAAATAAATTCCACAAATAA
- a CDS encoding ABC transporter substrate-binding protein encodes MKKRIISIVCLFLLISLLPGCSSDKEEESDAIIVNDQIGRQITIKDQVKRVVSTSYITTSTCLALGVNDQLVGIEKNASSRSIYQKTDPDLLELPQVGCNVSLIAKTAPDVVFMMKENKDLIEDFEERHIKVIVVDPSSEKKYEAMVSLIAKVCGKQNNAKKLKNYYSTKKSKMNSLGTSNKHVYIASKESIYRPVTPSMFQSTILTTAHVKNAAASIKGVDYPTIALETLLTLNPDMVIMPRNASYSKDSIYNYEFFSSLDIVKNKKIYIMPDVVESWMDPVPSHILASLWLSYVLHPHDYTYENYKKDVIDFYKEFYGFSLDETLITK; translated from the coding sequence TTGAAGAAAAGAATTATTTCAATTGTTTGTCTATTTTTACTCATCTCATTATTACCTGGATGTTCTTCAGATAAAGAAGAAGAATCTGATGCGATTATTGTGAATGATCAGATAGGACGTCAGATTACAATTAAAGACCAAGTAAAACGTGTAGTAAGCACTTCATATATAACAACTTCTACATGCCTCGCATTAGGAGTAAATGATCAGTTAGTTGGTATAGAAAAGAATGCTTCATCTAGAAGCATTTATCAAAAGACTGATCCTGATTTATTAGAACTACCTCAGGTAGGATGTAATGTCAGTCTTATCGCAAAGACAGCACCTGATGTAGTATTTATGATGAAAGAGAATAAGGATCTTATTGAGGATTTTGAAGAAAGACATATAAAAGTTATTGTGGTTGATCCTTCTAGTGAAAAGAAGTATGAGGCCATGGTTTCACTTATTGCGAAAGTTTGTGGTAAACAAAACAATGCGAAGAAGTTAAAGAACTATTATAGTACTAAAAAGAGTAAGATGAATAGTTTAGGTACTTCTAATAAGCATGTTTATATTGCTTCAAAAGAGTCTATTTATAGACCTGTCACACCTTCTATGTTTCAAAGTACTATACTAACTACAGCACATGTGAAAAATGCTGCAGCGAGTATTAAAGGTGTAGACTACCCTACTATTGCGTTAGAAACATTATTAACTTTAAACCCAGATATGGTGATCATGCCTCGTAATGCTTCTTATTCAAAAGATTCTATTTATAACTATGAATTCTTCTCATCACTTGATATAGTGAAGAACAAGAAGATTTATATTATGCCTGATGTGGTTGAATCATGGATGGATCCTGTTCCTTCTCATATTCTTGCATCACTCTGGCTATCATATGTACTTCATCCTCATGATTATACATATGAGAATTATAAAAAGGATGTTATAGATTTTTATAAAGAGTTTTATGGTTTTAGTCTTGATGAAACACTTATCACAAAATAG
- the rnr gene encoding ribonuclease R, which translates to MKEDVLELLKNKDLKDRKIDALASALHYDSTEEYIAFVKLMNRLEEDGEVIRDNQNNYHLIDDFHYLKGVLSLNKKGFGFVKVDEETEYYINSKNLNGAFDQDEVMIETTVYRGKPEGRVVKIIKRGMTRLVGLVRKGRRELIIMPDDPKFTDWIYVDEAHAHGAMPGHKVVVEIKKYEPYLKGDIVKIIGHKNDPGVDILSVVNKYDVDIDFPQAVYDEIESIPQSIDPSDIPNRLDIRDWQIVTIDGDDAKDLDDAISLKKLDNGNYQLGVHIADVSFYVNEGTELNKEAIRRGTSIYLVDRVIPMLPHKLSNGICSLNEGVDRYAISCIMEINDKGQVVDHNIYPTVIRSSHRMTYNNVNAILAGHKGLKKKYSDAVELFFNMKELAAILRKKRDRRGAIDFDVDEAKVLVDDKGRAVDVVLRNRGESDHIIEEFMLCANETVAEHFKWMDVPFIYRIHEYPKKEKLQQFVSIAKPLGYTIHGSLEKVNPHELARMIEESKGTPEHDIISTLLLRSMQKARYDAQCLGHFGLADEFYTHFTSPIRRYPDLLVHRLIRTYLFKNDYSRMNEFEEMIPVLAEQSSNRERIAIDIEREVEDMKKAEFMSHHVGEVFDGYISSITSFGFFVSLPNTIEGLVHMTSLTDDYYAYDEKNLILIGEHTGRMFKMSDPVKVRVTEANKLEKTIDFELVKAGSHRKKKRKFRTRR; encoded by the coding sequence ATGAAAGAAGATGTTTTAGAATTATTAAAGAATAAAGACTTAAAGGATAGAAAAATAGATGCTCTTGCAAGTGCACTACATTATGATTCTACTGAAGAATATATCGCATTTGTAAAGCTTATGAATAGATTAGAAGAAGATGGTGAAGTGATTAGAGATAATCAGAATAACTATCATTTGATTGATGATTTCCATTATTTAAAAGGTGTTTTGAGTTTAAATAAAAAGGGATTTGGTTTTGTAAAAGTTGATGAAGAGACTGAATACTATATTAATAGCAAGAACCTCAATGGTGCTTTTGATCAGGATGAGGTTATGATTGAAACAACTGTCTATAGAGGAAAACCTGAAGGACGTGTTGTAAAGATCATTAAGCGTGGTATGACTCGACTTGTTGGATTAGTCAGAAAAGGTAGAAGAGAACTCATCATCATGCCTGATGATCCTAAGTTTACTGATTGGATTTATGTAGATGAAGCTCATGCACATGGGGCTATGCCTGGACATAAGGTTGTTGTAGAGATTAAGAAGTACGAGCCTTATTTAAAGGGTGATATTGTTAAGATTATTGGTCATAAGAATGATCCTGGTGTAGATATCTTATCTGTTGTGAATAAGTATGATGTAGATATTGATTTTCCACAGGCAGTCTATGATGAGATTGAGTCTATTCCTCAGTCTATTGATCCAAGTGATATTCCTAATCGTTTAGATATTAGAGATTGGCAGATTGTGACTATTGATGGTGATGATGCCAAGGACTTGGATGATGCGATTTCTTTAAAGAAATTAGATAATGGGAATTATCAGTTAGGTGTTCATATTGCGGATGTTTCGTTCTATGTGAATGAAGGAACTGAATTAAATAAGGAAGCGATTCGAAGAGGGACTTCTATTTATCTTGTAGATAGAGTGATTCCTATGCTGCCTCATAAGTTATCTAACGGGATCTGTTCACTTAATGAAGGTGTGGACCGTTATGCAATTAGCTGCATTATGGAAATCAATGATAAGGGGCAGGTTGTAGATCATAATATCTACCCTACTGTTATTAGAAGTTCTCATCGTATGACATACAATAATGTGAATGCGATTCTTGCAGGTCATAAAGGACTAAAGAAGAAATACAGTGATGCTGTTGAATTATTCTTTAATATGAAAGAATTAGCTGCTATCTTAAGAAAGAAGAGAGATCGTCGTGGTGCGATTGACTTTGATGTAGATGAAGCAAAGGTTCTTGTAGATGATAAAGGACGTGCTGTAGATGTTGTCTTAAGAAATCGTGGTGAGAGTGATCATATTATTGAAGAATTCATGTTATGTGCTAATGAAACAGTGGCTGAACACTTTAAATGGATGGATGTACCTTTCATCTATCGTATACATGAGTATCCTAAGAAAGAGAAGTTACAACAATTTGTTTCCATTGCGAAGCCTTTGGGTTATACTATTCATGGGTCTCTTGAAAAGGTCAACCCTCATGAATTAGCACGTATGATTGAAGAATCTAAGGGAACACCTGAGCATGATATTATTTCTACATTATTATTAAGATCAATGCAGAAAGCACGTTATGATGCACAATGTCTTGGACACTTCGGTCTTGCGGATGAATTCTATACACACTTCACATCACCTATTAGACGTTATCCAGACTTATTGGTACATCGTTTGATTAGAACTTACTTATTTAAGAATGATTATTCTAGAATGAATGAGTTTGAAGAAATGATTCCAGTACTTGCTGAACAGTCTTCTAATCGTGAAAGAATTGCGATTGATATTGAACGTGAAGTCGAAGATATGAAGAAAGCTGAATTTATGTCTCATCATGTTGGTGAGGTATTTGATGGTTATATTTCTTCTATTACAAGTTTTGGATTCTTTGTATCACTTCCTAATACCATCGAAGGTCTTGTTCATATGACTTCCTTAACAGATGATTATTATGCTTATGATGAAAAGAATCTTATTCTTATCGGTGAACATACAGGACGTATGTTCAAGATGAGTGATCCAGTAAAGGTCAGAGTAACTGAAGCAAATAAGCTAGAAAAGACAATTGACTTCGAGCTTGTAAAAGCTGGAAGTCATAGAAAGAAGAAAAGAAAATTCCGTACAAGAAGGTAA
- a CDS encoding metallophosphoesterase family protein: protein MIYITGDTHCPFDISKLKPHHFPEGQILTKEDYVIICGDFGAVWDDMLPDLFWRDWLDSQPWTTLFVDGNHENFELLDDYPVSRWHGGKVHFIKESVIHLMRGQIYTIDGKTFFTFGGGYSCDIETRVEHRSWWQQELPTTQEWNEALNNLLQYNFHVDYIITHDCPFHIKELLHTRTIPCNLNDYTLPHLRNIDEVMDDIEQQVTYKLWFSGHLHIDQTIYKHVILFNTIYCLER, encoded by the coding sequence ATGATTTATATTACCGGTGATACACATTGTCCTTTTGATATCTCTAAATTAAAGCCTCATCATTTTCCTGAGGGACAGATACTTACAAAAGAAGATTATGTCATTATATGTGGTGATTTTGGAGCTGTATGGGATGATATGTTACCAGATTTATTCTGGCGTGACTGGTTGGATTCACAGCCATGGACTACATTATTTGTGGATGGCAATCATGAGAACTTTGAATTATTGGATGATTATCCTGTATCTCGCTGGCATGGTGGAAAGGTGCATTTTATTAAGGAATCTGTGATTCATTTGATGAGAGGACAGATTTATACAATTGATGGAAAGACATTCTTTACTTTTGGTGGTGGCTATTCATGTGATATAGAAACACGTGTAGAACATCGTTCATGGTGGCAGCAGGAATTACCTACAACACAAGAATGGAATGAAGCATTGAATAACTTACTTCAATATAACTTTCATGTTGACTATATTATTACGCATGATTGTCCATTCCATATTAAAGAACTTTTACATACACGTACTATTCCTTGTAACCTTAACGACTATACTCTTCCTCATCTTAGAAACATAGATGAAGTCATGGATGACATAGAACAACAAGTTACATATAAGTTATGGTTTTCTGGACATCTCCATATTGATCAAACCATTTATAAACATGTTATTCTCTTTAATACGATTTATTGCTTAGAAAGGTGA
- the smpB gene encoding SsrA-binding protein SmpB — MKIISNNKKAYHDYFILETFEAGIELKGTEIKSIRKGSANLKDCFVRIKDHEAFIENMYIAPYENGNIFNHEPRRIRKLLLHKKEISKLEKKVREDGLTIVPTKLYFNTSKAKLEIALAKGKKLYDKRNDLKEKDAKRDIEKALKRAY, encoded by the coding sequence ATGAAAATCATCTCAAATAACAAAAAAGCATATCATGATTATTTTATCCTAGAAACTTTTGAAGCAGGTATTGAATTAAAAGGTACTGAAATCAAGTCTATTCGCAAAGGCAGTGCTAACCTTAAGGACTGTTTTGTAAGAATTAAAGACCATGAAGCTTTTATTGAGAATATGTATATTGCCCCTTATGAAAATGGAAATATCTTTAATCATGAACCTAGACGTATTAGAAAACTATTGCTTCATAAGAAAGAAATTAGTAAACTAGAGAAGAAGGTTCGTGAGGATGGTTTAACAATCGTTCCTACAAAGCTTTACTTCAATACCTCAAAAGCAAAGCTAGAAATTGCTCTTGCAAAAGGTAAGAAGCTTTATGACAAGCGTAATGATTTAAAAGAAAAAGATGCTAAGCGCGATATTGAGAAAGCTCTCAAACGCGCTTATTAA
- a CDS encoding polysaccharide deacetylase family protein: protein MKKRHLRKRAYVLLGCIVVLVLGLGIYFMTRPAVSFNESTQDIEINSTYNPMSFIKKVRGNKSDVTVDNSKVNVKKLGKYKITYTLNKKNYVLNVEVVDTKKPTFKVVNKAVEVGTKVKASEFVTDIKDETKTKTYFKKDVSFDKEGTQKVTVVVEDQGGNKTEKEVNVKAVKDTKAPLLAGLQNYDTTVGSNIDFMKGITVEDDFDKNPKVSVDSSKVDFGKAGTYKVIYTTKDKSGNKRKYTQTVIVNNPRPANAIAPSGEKVVYLTFDDGPSQNTQRVLDILDRYHAKATFFVTGNGQKYNYLIQEAHKRGNTIALHTYCHDYRTVYASTDAYFNDLNKVGNMVKGLIGFTPRYIRFPGGSSNTVSRHYSAGIMSRLTRMVQEKGYQYYDWNVSSGDASGNNVPTARLIANATASRNNQIMILFHDTAAKNTTVEALPKVIEHYQSLGYTFKGIDDTTFTPHQRVLN, encoded by the coding sequence ATGAAAAAACGTCATTTAAGAAAGAGGGCATATGTCCTATTAGGCTGTATTGTCGTTTTAGTGCTTGGTCTAGGCATTTATTTCATGACACGTCCAGCTGTTAGCTTTAATGAAAGTACACAGGATATTGAAATCAATAGTACTTACAATCCTATGTCTTTTATTAAAAAAGTAAGAGGTAATAAGAGTGATGTGACTGTAGATAATTCTAAAGTTAACGTCAAAAAACTTGGAAAGTATAAGATTACTTATACACTAAACAAGAAGAACTATGTATTAAATGTAGAAGTTGTAGATACTAAGAAGCCTACATTTAAAGTAGTGAATAAAGCAGTAGAAGTAGGTACTAAAGTTAAAGCAAGTGAATTTGTGACTGATATTAAAGATGAAACAAAGACTAAGACTTACTTTAAGAAAGATGTGTCTTTTGATAAAGAAGGTACACAAAAGGTTACTGTTGTTGTAGAAGATCAGGGTGGTAATAAGACTGAAAAAGAAGTCAATGTGAAAGCAGTAAAGGATACTAAAGCACCATTACTTGCAGGTCTTCAGAATTATGATACGACTGTAGGTTCTAATATTGATTTCATGAAAGGTATTACTGTAGAAGATGATTTTGATAAGAATCCTAAGGTATCTGTAGATAGCAGCAAAGTAGATTTTGGAAAAGCAGGTACTTATAAAGTCATCTATACAACTAAAGATAAGTCTGGTAATAAAAGAAAGTATACACAGACTGTTATTGTGAATAATCCACGTCCTGCCAATGCAATTGCACCAAGTGGTGAAAAGGTTGTTTATCTTACATTTGATGATGGACCTTCTCAGAATACTCAGCGTGTATTAGATATTCTTGATAGATATCATGCGAAAGCGACATTCTTTGTGACTGGTAATGGTCAGAAATATAATTACTTAATTCAGGAAGCACATAAGAGAGGTAATACTATAGCACTTCATACTTATTGTCATGATTATCGTACTGTTTATGCTTCTACTGATGCTTACTTTAATGATTTAAATAAAGTAGGTAATATGGTTAAGGGTCTTATTGGATTTACTCCTCGTTATATTAGATTCCCTGGAGGAAGTTCTAATACAGTTTCTAGACATTATTCTGCAGGTATTATGAGTCGTCTTACTAGAATGGTACAGGAAAAAGGTTATCAGTATTATGACTGGAATGTCAGCAGTGGAGATGCATCAGGTAATAATGTGCCTACTGCAAGACTTATTGCGAATGCGACAGCTTCTCGTAATAATCAGATTATGATCTTATTCCATGATACAGCTGCAAAGAATACAACTGTAGAAGCATTACCTAAAGTTATTGAACATTATCAGAGCCTTGGTTATACATTCAAGGGTATTGATGATACAACATTTACACCTCATCAAAGAGTATTAAACTAA
- a CDS encoding PadR family transcriptional regulator, with amino-acid sequence MDTQLMKGMLEGCILTLISHKETYGYELLVELEKYGFENVGEGTFYPILTRLSKKGYLSCRQVKSEAGPYRKYYKITDEGLVYLEEFKHAYYKITGIVEKVLEDKE; translated from the coding sequence ATGGATACACAATTGATGAAAGGAATGTTGGAAGGATGTATTCTTACTCTTATTAGTCATAAGGAAACATACGGTTATGAACTATTAGTAGAACTAGAGAAGTATGGCTTTGAGAATGTAGGAGAAGGAACCTTCTATCCGATATTAACACGTTTGTCTAAGAAGGGATATTTGTCATGCAGACAGGTGAAATCAGAAGCTGGACCCTATAGAAAATACTATAAGATTACAGATGAAGGATTAGTCTATTTGGAAGAATTTAAGCATGCATATTATAAGATAACAGGTATTGTAGAAAAGGTTTTGGAGGATAAAGAATGA
- a CDS encoding MraY family glycosyltransferase has protein sequence MTLNNILAFCVTFIISVILTPFIGKITKEMGIIAHTNNRTVHHGIIPRTGGYAIYVAFLIGAMVFLKTDNQINSILIGGLIVFLFGLYDDIHDLPPKMKVLGQVAAALIVIFYGGISLKGFTIPYIPTILSYSIALIVTLGWIVGITNAVNLIDGLDGLCGGISMIVLITTGLISIHYGRTDITSLTLLLAGSIGGFLVFNFHPAKIFMGDCGALFIGFMLSVISLLGFGFKTSTFFTLGAPIVVLAVPIMDTLIAIIRRKVHHQRFDEADKGHLHHKLMFSLELGQTKSVLILYIATALFSICSFIHIYSVTASILLFALLLFVFEIFVEYTNMISRKYKPILTILNIFLKRDDLPKIKESKTYLMIAERHHVKYILIGFLCAVIAVSGVLVYHSHNDKKPIVNTPVITYDMPSHPTSLMKSVHEDINASHTKRNTCQNVAALFAIDFFTISNKKKNEIGGAQYFYSDRLNNFEEFAKSSYYANVNDMIANKTNLDEVTTYEVNYTRASDVTLSGLEDYEYTDVGLEITFNKKNFYYNYQTINVKVTLIEKNNRFSIVSLDFNNGVSE, from the coding sequence ATGACACTCAATAATATATTAGCATTCTGTGTGACATTCATTATATCGGTCATCCTAACCCCTTTTATCGGTAAAATCACAAAAGAAATGGGTATAATAGCCCATACTAATAATAGAACTGTACATCACGGTATTATTCCTCGTACAGGTGGATATGCCATCTATGTGGCATTCCTTATAGGGGCAATGGTATTCCTTAAAACAGATAATCAGATCAACTCTATATTAATAGGTGGTTTGATTGTTTTCTTGTTTGGCTTATATGATGATATTCATGACCTTCCTCCAAAGATGAAGGTTCTTGGACAGGTCGCTGCAGCACTTATAGTCATATTTTATGGTGGTATATCTTTAAAAGGATTTACTATTCCTTATATTCCTACTATTCTTTCTTATTCTATTGCCTTAATAGTCACTCTAGGATGGATTGTAGGTATTACCAATGCAGTAAACCTTATTGATGGATTAGATGGTTTATGTGGTGGTATATCCATGATTGTGTTGATCACTACAGGACTCATCTCTATCCATTATGGACGTACAGATATCACTTCATTAACACTCTTACTTGCAGGATCCATTGGAGGCTTTTTAGTATTTAATTTCCATCCCGCAAAAATATTTATGGGTGACTGTGGGGCTTTATTTATTGGCTTCATGTTATCTGTGATTTCTTTATTAGGATTTGGATTTAAGACCTCTACATTCTTTACTTTAGGGGCACCTATTGTCGTACTCGCAGTACCTATTATGGATACGCTCATTGCGATTATTAGACGTAAAGTACATCATCAGCGCTTTGATGAAGCAGATAAAGGACATTTACATCATAAATTGATGTTCTCTCTAGAACTAGGTCAAACTAAGAGTGTTCTTATTCTATATATTGCGACCGCATTATTCTCTATCTGTTCATTTATCCATATATATAGTGTGACTGCATCTATTTTATTATTCGCATTATTACTCTTTGTATTTGAAATATTCGTGGAATATACCAATATGATTTCACGTAAATATAAACCAATTCTTACAATTCTCAATATATTCTTAAAAAGAGATGATTTACCAAAGATCAAAGAATCTAAGACATATTTAATGATAGCAGAAAGACATCATGTGAAATATATTCTTATTGGATTCTTATGTGCTGTGATTGCAGTAAGTGGCGTCCTTGTTTATCATAGTCATAATGATAAGAAGCCAATTGTGAATACTCCAGTCATTACTTATGATATGCCAAGTCATCCTACTTCTTTAATGAAATCAGTGCATGAAGATATTAATGCATCTCATACTAAGAGAAATACATGTCAGAATGTCGCTGCATTATTTGCGATTGATTTCTTTACTATCTCTAATAAGAAGAAAAATGAAATTGGTGGTGCGCAGTATTTCTATAGTGATCGTTTAAATAACTTTGAAGAGTTTGCGAAGTCTAGCTATTATGCAAATGTGAATGATATGATTGCGAATAAAACAAATCTTGATGAAGTCACAACATATGAAGTGAACTATACAAGAGCATCCGATGTTACATTAAGTGGTTTAGAAGATTATGAATATACGGATGTTGGATTAGAAATTACATTTAATAAAAAGAATTTCTATTACAACTATCAAACTATTAACGTAAAAGTAACACTTATAGAAAAGAATAATCGTTTTAGTATTGTATCCCTTGACTTCAACAATGGTGTGAGCGAATAA
- the secG gene encoding preprotein translocase subunit SecG: MLEVLLIIVSIALIIVCLLQTGKTDGIVNALTGQSSNLFAQQKERGVDLVLTRITVGLGIAFFVIAILIKMAG, from the coding sequence ATGTTAGAAGTACTTTTGATCATTGTTTCTATAGCCCTAATTATTGTGTGTCTTTTACAAACGGGAAAAACTGATGGTATTGTTAATGCATTAACTGGTCAGAGCTCTAATCTTTTTGCACAGCAAAAAGAAAGAGGTGTGGATTTAGTTCTTACACGTATTACTGTGGGACTAGGTATTGCATTCTTTGTTATCGCAATTCTTATTAAAATGGCAGGATAA
- a CDS encoding FAD binding domain-containing protein: MLNIQEYVRPQSLEEAYELVQNRKNIIVGGMLWLKMMNRSVEKAIDLCDLHLDTIEEDDEQFTIGAMVTLRQLETHAGLNAYTHDAMKHSVEHIIGVQFRNCATVGGSIFGRYGFSDVLSMFMGLDAYVELYNGGIVPIREFAWMRPSLDILVRVIVKKTPIKVCYKSQRNVSTDFPVLTCCASYMNDTYSVVIGGRPLKAIAYEKQMELNDASIEAFIEEVSSEIKLGSNNLGSAEYRQKLVKVLMRRSLKELEAQ; encoded by the coding sequence ATGTTAAATATTCAGGAATATGTAAGACCTCAGTCGCTTGAGGAAGCTTATGAACTCGTTCAGAACAGAAAAAACATTATTGTAGGTGGTATGTTATGGTTGAAGATGATGAATAGATCAGTTGAAAAGGCAATTGATTTATGTGATCTTCATTTAGATACTATCGAAGAAGATGATGAACAGTTTACTATTGGCGCAATGGTGACATTACGTCAGTTAGAAACTCATGCAGGATTAAATGCTTATACACATGATGCAATGAAGCATAGTGTAGAACATATTATTGGTGTGCAGTTTAGAAACTGTGCAACTGTAGGAGGTTCTATTTTTGGTCGTTATGGTTTCTCTGATGTATTATCTATGTTTATGGGATTAGATGCTTATGTAGAATTATATAACGGTGGTATTGTACCTATAAGAGAGTTTGCTTGGATGCGTCCTTCTCTTGATATTCTTGTACGTGTTATTGTAAAGAAGACACCTATTAAGGTTTGTTATAAGTCACAGAGAAATGTAAGTACTGATTTCCCTGTTCTTACTTGTTGTGCAAGTTATATGAATGATACTTATTCTGTAGTAATTGGTGGTCGTCCTTTAAAGGCAATTGCTTATGAGAAACAGATGGAATTAAATGATGCGTCTATTGAAGCGTTTATTGAAGAAGTATCTTCTGAAATCAAACTTGGAAGCAATAACTTAGGTAGTGCAGAATATCGTCAGAAGCTTGTAAAGGTTCTTATGAGACGTTCATTAAAGGAATTGGAGGCACAGTAA